The Panicum hallii strain FIL2 chromosome 9, PHallii_v3.1, whole genome shotgun sequence genome has a window encoding:
- the LOC112878185 gene encoding protein NRT1/ PTR FAMILY 8.3-like isoform X1, with translation MEAHKDMEAHRDTLLSEEPLLENSIERRSEKIIDIKGVKHHTTDSWRACTYILVTECFEELAYYGIQFNLVTFLKTVLHENNVTAARNYSNWQGTCYIAPLVGAIIADSYLGRYLTTVVFFTVYLVGMAAMSISASFPTCAGPDCLQDGSFKSFVFFLGLYMMAIGAGGIKPCVSSFGADQFDDSIPAERLKKDSFFNWFFFAIYIGSFVSGTAVVWVQDHCGWVVGLGIPTLFIAFAIASFMLGSSSYRFQKPLGSPIVRVFQVLVAATRKWAIRVPRDDSLLHEAPEMVDVHKLQHTPELRFLDKAAVISSDDEIADPWRLCTVTQVEELKVVVGMLPIWATGIVYFSVLAQFSSTFLEQGRTMNKQVGAFAIPPASLASFDAVSVIFWVPVYDRVLVPAARRLTGRERGLSELQRFGAGLLLSVLVMAAAALVEMRRLALARGEGLSSMSILWQVPQYFLVGASVVFACVGQTEFFYNEAPPSMRSLCSALALLTVALGSYLSSLVVTAVAWLTTGGGEAGWIPDDLNEGHLDRFFWLLAAMSALNLAVFVCCARRYSRKNVY, from the exons ATGGAAGCTCATAAGGACATGGAAGCTCATAGGGACACGTTGCTCTCTGAAGAACCCCTTCTTGAG AATTCAATAGAACGTAGAAGCGAAAAGATTATTGACATCAAGGGAGTCAAACACCATACTACCGACAGTTGGAGAGCATGCACTTACATCTTAG TTACTGAATGCTTTGAGGAGCTAGCATACTATGGCATCCAGTTCAACCTGGTTACTTTTCTAAAGACCGTGCTACATGAAAATAATGTTACCGCAGCAAGAAACTATTCGAATTGGCAGGGGACTTGCTATATCGCACCATTGGTTGGAGCTATCATTGCCGATTCCTATTTGGGCAGATATCTGACTACAGTGGTTTTCTTCACAGTTTACCTAGTT GGGATGGCTGCAATGTCCATTTCAGCATCATTCCCGACATGTGCCGGACCTGACTGCCTGCAGGATGGTTCTTTTAAGTCATTCGTGTTCTTTCTCGGCCTCTACATGATGGCAATAGGAGCTGGTGGCATCAAGCCCTGTGTCTCATCTTTCGGCGCCGACCAGTTCGATGACAGCATCCCAGCCGAGAGGCTAAAGAAGGATTCCTTCTTCAACTGGTTCTTCTTCGCGATCTACATCGGCAGCTTCGTCTCGGGCACCGCTGTTGTGTGGGTGCAAGATCACTGCGGATGGGTTGTAGGCCTTGGGATCCCAACGCTGTTCATCGCATTCGCCATCGCAAGCTTCATGTTGGGTTCCAGTTCATATAGGTTCCAAAAGCCTCTTGGGAGCCCAATCGTCAGAGTTTTCCAGGTCCTCGTTGCAGCAACTCGCAAGTGGGCTATCAGAGTCCCGCGCGATGATTCTCTTCTCCACGAGGCACCTGAGATGGTGGATGTCCATAAACTGCAGCATACACCAGAGCTCAG ATTTCTTGACAAGGCTGCAGTGATCTCATCAGACGACGAGATAGCTGATCCATGGAGACTTTGCACGGTCACGCAGGTCGAGGAGCTGAAGGTGGTCGTCGGCATGCTCCCCATCTGGGCCACCGGGATCGTATACTTCTCCGTCCTGGCGCAGTTCTCCTCCACGTTCCTGGAGCAAGGCAGAACGATGAACAAGCAGGTCGGCGCGTTCGCCATCCCGCCGGCGTCCCTGGCATCGTTTGACGCCGTGAGCGTCATCTTCTGGGTGCCCGTCTACGACCGGGTCCTCGTGCCCGCAGCCAGGCGACTCACCGGCAGGGAGCGGGGCCTCTCGGAGCTGCAGCGCTTCGGCGCTGGCCTGCTCCTCTCGGTCCTGGTgatggccgcggcggcgctggtcgagATGCGGCGCCTGGCGCTGGCGCGCGGCGAGGGCCTGTCGTCGATGAGCATCCTGTGGCAGGTGCCCCAGTACTTCCTGGTGGGCGCCAGCGTCGTGTTCGCGTGCGTCGGGCAGACGGAGTTCTTCTACAACGAGGCGCCGCCGTCGATGCGGAGCCTGTGCTCGGCGCTGGCGCTGCTGacggtggcgctcgggagctaCCTGAGCTCGCTCGTGGTGACCGCGGTGGCCTGGCTCACGACggggggcggcgaggccgggtgGATACCCGATGACCTCAACGAGGGCCACCTCGATCGCTTCTTCTGGCTCCTCGCGGCGATGAGCGCGCTCAACCTGGCGGTGTTCGTGTGCTGCGCGAGGCGGTACAGTCGCAAGAACGTTTACTGA
- the LOC112878185 gene encoding protein NRT1/ PTR FAMILY 8.3-like isoform X2, which produces MLPPSINLSKILSWAPTLVISTDQFPDLVQHKGMAAMSISASFPTCAGPDCLQDGSFKSFVFFLGLYMMAIGAGGIKPCVSSFGADQFDDSIPAERLKKDSFFNWFFFAIYIGSFVSGTAVVWVQDHCGWVVGLGIPTLFIAFAIASFMLGSSSYRFQKPLGSPIVRVFQVLVAATRKWAIRVPRDDSLLHEAPEMVDVHKLQHTPELRFLDKAAVISSDDEIADPWRLCTVTQVEELKVVVGMLPIWATGIVYFSVLAQFSSTFLEQGRTMNKQVGAFAIPPASLASFDAVSVIFWVPVYDRVLVPAARRLTGRERGLSELQRFGAGLLLSVLVMAAAALVEMRRLALARGEGLSSMSILWQVPQYFLVGASVVFACVGQTEFFYNEAPPSMRSLCSALALLTVALGSYLSSLVVTAVAWLTTGGGEAGWIPDDLNEGHLDRFFWLLAAMSALNLAVFVCCARRYSRKNVY; this is translated from the exons ATGTTGCCACCATCAATCAATCTTTCGAAAATTCTGTCTTGGGCACCTACTTTAGTTATTTCCACTGACCAATTTCCTGATCTTGTTCAACACAAGGGGATGGCTGCAATGTCCATTTCAGCATCATTCCCGACATGTGCCGGACCTGACTGCCTGCAGGATGGTTCTTTTAAGTCATTCGTGTTCTTTCTCGGCCTCTACATGATGGCAATAGGAGCTGGTGGCATCAAGCCCTGTGTCTCATCTTTCGGCGCCGACCAGTTCGATGACAGCATCCCAGCCGAGAGGCTAAAGAAGGATTCCTTCTTCAACTGGTTCTTCTTCGCGATCTACATCGGCAGCTTCGTCTCGGGCACCGCTGTTGTGTGGGTGCAAGATCACTGCGGATGGGTTGTAGGCCTTGGGATCCCAACGCTGTTCATCGCATTCGCCATCGCAAGCTTCATGTTGGGTTCCAGTTCATATAGGTTCCAAAAGCCTCTTGGGAGCCCAATCGTCAGAGTTTTCCAGGTCCTCGTTGCAGCAACTCGCAAGTGGGCTATCAGAGTCCCGCGCGATGATTCTCTTCTCCACGAGGCACCTGAGATGGTGGATGTCCATAAACTGCAGCATACACCAGAGCTCAG ATTTCTTGACAAGGCTGCAGTGATCTCATCAGACGACGAGATAGCTGATCCATGGAGACTTTGCACGGTCACGCAGGTCGAGGAGCTGAAGGTGGTCGTCGGCATGCTCCCCATCTGGGCCACCGGGATCGTATACTTCTCCGTCCTGGCGCAGTTCTCCTCCACGTTCCTGGAGCAAGGCAGAACGATGAACAAGCAGGTCGGCGCGTTCGCCATCCCGCCGGCGTCCCTGGCATCGTTTGACGCCGTGAGCGTCATCTTCTGGGTGCCCGTCTACGACCGGGTCCTCGTGCCCGCAGCCAGGCGACTCACCGGCAGGGAGCGGGGCCTCTCGGAGCTGCAGCGCTTCGGCGCTGGCCTGCTCCTCTCGGTCCTGGTgatggccgcggcggcgctggtcgagATGCGGCGCCTGGCGCTGGCGCGCGGCGAGGGCCTGTCGTCGATGAGCATCCTGTGGCAGGTGCCCCAGTACTTCCTGGTGGGCGCCAGCGTCGTGTTCGCGTGCGTCGGGCAGACGGAGTTCTTCTACAACGAGGCGCCGCCGTCGATGCGGAGCCTGTGCTCGGCGCTGGCGCTGCTGacggtggcgctcgggagctaCCTGAGCTCGCTCGTGGTGACCGCGGTGGCCTGGCTCACGACggggggcggcgaggccgggtgGATACCCGATGACCTCAACGAGGGCCACCTCGATCGCTTCTTCTGGCTCCTCGCGGCGATGAGCGCGCTCAACCTGGCGGTGTTCGTGTGCTGCGCGAGGCGGTACAGTCGCAAGAACGTTTACTGA
- the LOC112878188 gene encoding protein NRT1/ PTR FAMILY 8.3-like: protein MVAMSISASFLKGGSSQSVVFFLGLYMMAIGAGGIKPCVSSFGADQFDDSSPAERLKKYSFFNWFFFATYIGSFVSGTAVVWVQDHYGWAVGLWLPTLFIALAIASFLLGSSKYRVQKPMGSPIVRVFQVIVAAIQKWNAVLPYDDSLLHELPEKTPMAADIHKLQHTPVLRFLDKAAVISSTEDPSDSDPWRLCTVTQVEELKVIIGMLPIWTTGIVFFAVLAQFSSTFLEQGRSMNKLVGAFAVPPASLASFDAVSVLIWVPVYDRVLVPAARRLTGSARGISELQRYGAGLLLSVLVMVAAALVETQRLALASAHGEGQSSMSILWQVPQYFLVGASVVFTCVGQTEFFYNEAPPSMRSLCSALALLTVALGSYVSSLVVTAVAWLTTRGGGPGWIPDDLNDGHLERFFWLLAAMSTLNLAVFVYCATQYKRKTVS from the exons ATGGTTGCAATGTCTATTTCAGCATCGTTCCTGAAGGGTGGTTCATCTCAGTCTGTCGTGTTCTTCCTTGGCCTCTACATGATGGCCATAGGAGCTGGTGGCATCAAGCCGTGTGTCTCATCTTTCGGCGCCGACCAGTTCGATGACAGCAGCCCCGCTGAGAGGTTGAAGAAGTATTCCTTCTTTAACTGGTTCTTCTTCGCGACCTACATCGGCAGCTTCGTCTCGGGCACCGCAGTTGTGTGGGTGCAAGATCACTACGGATGGGCAGTTGGCCTCTGGCTCCCAACTCTGTTCATTGCGTTGGCCATTGCAAGCTTCTTGCTGGGATCAAGTAAATACAGGGTGCAAAAGCCTATGGGGAGTCCAATTGTAAGAGTTTTTCAGGTTATAGTTGCAGCTATCCAGAAATGGAATGCAGTTTTGCCGTATGACGATTCTCTTCTTCACGAACTCCCCGAGAAGACACCAATGGCGGCGGATATCCATAAATTACAGCACACGCCTGTTCTCAG ATTCCTTGACAAGGCTGCAGTGATCTCATCAACTGAAGACCCGTCTGACTCTGATCCGTGGCGGCTCTGCACCGTGACGCAAGTAGAAGAGCTGAAGGTGATCATCGGGATGCTCCCCATCTGGACCACCGGGATCGTGTTCTTCGCGGTCCTCGCGCAGTTCTCCTCCACGTTCCTGGAGCAAGGGAGGTCGATGAACAAGCTTGTCGGCGCGTTCGCCGTCCCGCCGGCGTCCCTGGCGTCGTTTGACGCCGTCAGCGTCCTCATCTGGGTGCCTGTCTACGACCGGGTCCTCGTCCCAGCAGCCAGGCGGCTCACCGGAAGTGCTCGGGGCATCTCGGAGCTGCAGCGCTATGGCGCCGGCCTGCTCCTGTCGGTCCTGGTGATGGTGGCCGCAGCGCTGGTCGAGACGCAGCGCCTGGCCCTGGCGAGCGCGCACGGCGAGGGCCAGTCGTCGATGAGCATCCTGTGGCAGGTCCCGCAGTACTTCCTGGTGGGCGCCAGCGTCGTGTTCACGTGCGTCGGGCAGACGGAGTTCTTCTACAACGAGGCGCCGCCGTCCATGCGGAGCCTGTGCTCGGCGCTGGCGCTGCTGacggtggcgctcgggagctaCGTGAGCTCGCTCGTGGTGACCGCGGTGGCGTGGCTCACGACGAGGGGCGGCGGGCCCGGGTGGATACCCGATGACCTCAACGACGGCCATCTCGAGCGCTTCTTTTGGCTCCTCGCGGCGATGAGCACGCTCAACCTGGCGGTTTTCGTGTACTGCGCTACGCAGTACAAGCGCAAGACTGTTTCCTGA
- the LOC112878182 gene encoding protein NRT1/ PTR FAMILY 8.3-like, translated as MDKAAEGSRLLLQEEGGDGDRQRLVMLPQDADLITGDGSVDIKGRPAPKHTTGNWRACFSILGNEFCERLAYYGIARNLVTYLKVKLHLGNLEAARNVTTWQGTCYLTPLIGAILADSYWGKYWTIVVFSLIYFIGLAILTLSASVSALQPPTCLGTVCPEASLLQYGIFFIGLYMIALGTGGIKPCVSSFGADQFDDTDPAERAKKTSFFNWFYFCISIGSFISGTIIVWIQDNSGWGIGFAIPTISMVLAIACFFAASNIYRYQKPGGSPLARVCQVVVAAFRKRHAELPNDMSLLYEVDGQTSAIEGSRKLEHTNELKFLDRAAIISSADVKSESSTDPWKLCTVTQVEELKILVRMFPIWATTIIFSAVYAQNSSLFVEQGMVLDKRLGSFNIPPASLSTFDVISVIIWIPLYDRILVPIARKFTGREKGFSELQRIGIGLVLSILAMVSAALVELKRLEVARSEGLIHEKVNVPMSILWQIPQYFLVGAAEVFTAIGQVDFFYDQGPDAMRSLCSAFALVTVSVGDYVSSIILTLVSYITTQGGDPGWIPDNLNEGHLDRFFWLIAGISFVNFVVFVGCASRYRYKKAQ; from the exons ATGGATAAGGCAGCCGAAGGCAGCAGACTGCTGTTGCAAGAAGAGGGCGGAGACGGAGATCGACAACGGCTCGTCATGCTTCCACAG GATGCTGATCTCATCACAGGTGATGGATCTGTTGATATTAAAGGGCGTCCTGCACCAAAGCACACCACAGGCAATTGGAGAGCATGCTTTTCCATTCTAG GCAATGAGTTTTGTGAGAGACTGGCCTACTATGGAATTGCAAGAAACCTAGTTACTTATCTGAAAGTAAAGCTTCATCTAGGCAATCTCGAAGCTGCAAGAAATGTTACCACTTGGCAGGGGACATGCTATCTCACTCCCCTTATTGGGGCCATCTTAGCAGATTCTTATTGGGGAAAGTACTGGACTATTGTTGTTTTCTCATTAATTTATTTTATT GGCCTGGCTATTTTAACGCTATCAGCATCAGTTTCGGCACTGCAGCCACCTACATGTCTAGGAACCGTTTGTCCAGAAGCAAGCTTACTTCAGTATGGCATATTTTTCATTGGCCTCTATATGATAGCCCTAGGGACCGGAGGCATCAAACCTTGTGTCTCCTCCTTTGGAGCTGATCAATTTGATGACACTGACCCAGCAGAGAGAGCAAAGAAGACTTCCTTCTTCAATTGGTTCTACTTTTGTATAAGTATAGGATCATTCATCTCAGGCACTATCATAGTGTGGATACAAGATAACTCTGGTTGGGGGATAGGATTTGCCATTCCTACTATATCTATGGTACTAGCTATTGCATGCTTCTTTGCAGCCTCAAATATTTATAGATATCAGAAACCTGGTGGGAGCCCACTCGCAAGAGTGTGTCAGGTGGTTGTAGCAGCATTCCGTAAGCGGCATGCCGAATTGCCAAATGATATGTCTCTTCTATACGAAGTTGATGGACAAACTTCAGCCATTGAGGGAAGCAGAAAGCTGGAGCACACAAATGAACTCAA GTTCCTTGATCGAGCTGCCATTATCTCATCTGCTGATGTGAAGAGTGAATCTTCTACAGACCCATGGAAGCTTTGCACAGTTACCCAGGTGGAAGAACTGAAGATCCTCGTAAGAATGTTTCCCATTTGGGCCACCACTATCATATTCAGTGCAGTGTATGCCCAAAACTCTTCCCTGTTTGTAGAGCAGGGCATGGTACTTGACAAGCGGCTTGGATCTTTCAACATTCCTCCCGCATCCCTCTCAACTTTCGATGTAATCAGTGTCATCATCTGGATTCCACTTTATGACCGCATTCTTGTGCCAATAGCTAGAAAGTTCACGGGAAGGGAAAAGGGTTTTTCTGAGCTACAGCGGATTGGAATTGGATTGGTCCTATCCATTCTTGCGATGGTATCTGCAGCGCTTGTTGAGTTGAAGCGTTTAGAGGTTGCTAGGTCTGAAGGTCTTATTCATGAGAAGGTTAATGTTCCGATGAGCATTCTTTGGCAAATACCACAGTATTTCTTGGTTGGTGCTGCTGAGGTGTTCACTGCTATAGGTCAAGTTGACTTCTTCTATGATCAGGGTCCAGATGCAATGAGGAGTTTATGTAGTGCATTTGCACTTGTTACAGTATCAGTGGGAGACTATGTAAGCTCAATCATACTCACGCTGGTTTCATACATTACAACTCAAGGAGGCGATCCTGGATGGATACCTGATAACCTGAACGAAGGCCATCTCGACCGGTTCTTTTGGTTGATTGCAGGGATAAGCTTTGTTAATTTTGTGGTTTTCGTTGGTTGTGCTTCAAGATACAGATATAAGAAAGCCCAGTAA